The DNA region GTGCGGCGTCGAGTTGAGCCTTAATCTGGTCCATGTCGCCGATGCGGCGCAAGACGTGGACGCCGGGAAGGTCGACGCCTGGCATCGGGAGCTTCATCGCCTCGGCACCCATGCACAGCGCGAGCTTGTCGTACGACTCGGTGTATTCCTTCTTGGTGTCGCACTCGCGCACCGTCACGGTCTTCTTCTTGCGGTCGATCGAGATGACCTCGGTCGCGATACGCACGTCGATGTCGAGGGTCTCGCGCAGGCTCTCGGGGGTCTGCAACAACAGGCGCGAGCGATCCGCGATCACCTCACCCACGTGATAGGGCAGTCCGCAGTTGGCGAACGAGACGTGGTGACCGCGTTCAAACACGACGATCTCGGCGGATTCGTCGAGCCTTCTCGCGCGAGCTGCGGTGGACGCTCCGGCGGCAACGCCACCGACGACTACGAGCTTCATGACAATGCCTCCGGGGGTATCTTTACCCCTTCACATTAGGGAGAATCCGGTGGATTTGCGCGGGACGATGGTCACCTCCCGGGACCTTCGGGGCGGGGGCTGCACTAAAGGAGAGTCCGCGTGACGGGAGCGTTGAGGGGTCCCGGTACGTTGCCACCGCGTGACCAGGGGCCAAGGCTCGGTTAGGCTTATGCCGACGTGCGCCCTCTGGGCGAGGAGGAGACTTAATGAACGCGGATGACCGCGGCCCCGCAGGAGAGGCCAAGCCACCGTTTAGGCCCGTATCTGGTGAACCGCCAGTGCGCAGGGAAGGGCTCATGCCGCCCAGCGGATCGGTGCCTCAACGGACGGCCTTTCGATCCGTGACGGGGACGACTCCGACCTCGCCGCGCCCAGGTGCGCCGGCGCCGACCCCCCCGGCCGCCGGTATGCGCCCGGCGACCTACGCGCCGCCCTCCACGCCCGGCACTTCGCAGTCGGCGCCCCGCACTCCCATGCCAGACTCGATCCGGCCGGCCACCGGAGCCGCGCCCGGCTCGACAGCCCCTGCAAGGCAGGGAGCTCCGACGGTTGGCGCCGCGACGACGGGCGCCCCAAGGCCAGCGACATCGGCGTCGGGCTTCCCAGCGACGGGCGCGCCAAGGCCAGTGACATCGACGACGCGCGTCCCGACGCCTGATTCCCCGAGTCCAGTGACGTCGACGACAGGCGTTTCGACGCCGCGCGCCGACGAGGTGGGCGCGCCCGCACGTTCCGTCGCGGGAGCGATCGGCATCGGCAAACTCAAGGGCCTCGCTTCCGAAAAGATGAAGGCGAACGACGCCAAGGCCCCGGTTCCCGGTGCGCCACGCAGGGTGCGGGTGTTGCTGTCGCGCATCGACCCGTGGTCGACCCTCAAGATCGGCTTCTTGGCCTCGATTGCTATCGGCATCATGAACGTGGTCGCCGTGTGGGTTCTGTGGACCGCGCTCAATGACATGGCGACGTTCGGCACCATTCAGCAGTGGGTATCCAAGCTGTTCCCGCCGGATCAGCAGGTCAGCATCCTCCAGTTCTTCAACCTCACCAAGGTCATGTCGGCCACTGTTCTGATCGCCGTGGTGAACGTCGTGCTGATTTCCGGGCTGTCCGTGATTGCGGCCTTCATCTACAACATGATTGCCCGTGTGGTCGGCGGCGTGTACCTGACGCTGACTGACGACTAGGCGAGGCTCCAGCGCCCGACGCCGCGGGTTTGGTGAGGCGCGCGCGCGTGCGGTATCTTGGTTGGTCGCGGCTCCGGCCGCATCAGGGCCCATAGCTCAGGCGGTTAGAGCGCTTCGCTGATAACGAAGAGGTCGGAGGTTCAAGTCCTCCTGGGCCCACTACCCCCGTGGTGTCAGCGACGATGCTGGCGCGGCGGCGGGCTTCTTTCCCGGCCGATGGCCGTTCGGGGCCTTAGCTCAATTGGTAGAGCGCCTGCTTTGCAAGCAGGAGGTCAGGGGTTCGATTCCCCTAGGCTCCACCACCCCGCCCCGCAGAGGACCTGTGATCGAGCCTCGCGAGCAGCCGTGCCACGACGCGGCGCCTCGTGCGGAGAATCCCCATCGAACGCCTAGTGCCCCGCGCTCTCGTAGCGCGCCACGCCAAGGCGGAACACCCTGACGCCTAGATACAGGCAGTACGCAGCAACCAATGGGGTGAAGTACCCAATCCACGGCGCGGATCCACGCGACGTGATGCTGACCGCAGGATAGAAGCTCATGAACGCGTAGGGAAGCACCACGGACAGGACGAGGCGGATCACCGGACCGTAGATCGTGATGGGGTACCTGGCGAGCTCACCAAACGAGTGCATGGCGAAAGCGAACATCGACCACGGCGTTCGCAACCAGAAGGCCGCGCAGTTGGTGATGATGTTGAGTCCGACCTTTACGAGCGGCGCGCTGAACAGAAGAACAATCGCCATCGCCACCACGCTCGGCGTCCAGGCGACGTCTATCTGAGTAATCGAGGAGACGAGCAAGGCTCCGCCGAGGGCCATGTTGCCAAGACCGTTCATTCCGATTTGCGAGCTCATCACCTGAAGGAGCGGGTAGAACGGTCGGACGAGGAGCGCGTCGAATCCACCGAGGTTCACGATGACCGACAGCGACCAGATCCCCTGTCCAAAGAGGACGGAGATACCCTCGCCAATGGCGACCAGGGAGTAGATGAAGACGATGTCCCAGAACTGCCACCCGTTGATGTCGGGGACCGCGCGGAAGATCGCCCACAAGAACGCCACGCCCACGCCTTGGCTGAAGATGGCCGCCACCGACATGATCCAGAAGTCCGCTTCGTACTCGAGCGTCGAGCGGAAATGGGCGCCCAGGCTTCTGCGATAGAGCCAGACGTTCCTGCGAAGCTCAGCCACCATGGATCGTCACCTGCCTGCTAGCAACGCTCCACAGGGCGGCTCCGGCCAGCCAAAGCCCGATGGCCCAGGCGGCCTGGACCAGGATCGCCGTCCATGCAGCGCCACCCGTGAGGTGCCCCACGTAGATCAACGCGGGCGTCGACGCCATCCCTGCAAACGGGAGGTACGAAGCGATGGTGTGGAGCCAGTCGGGAAAGAGCGCGAGTGGAACCAGTGCGCCCGAGAACAGGGTCACGAGGGCAATCCGTGCCGCCTGCACGCCGATGTAGTTGCGCGTCCAGAACACGACCAGTCCGCTGATGTACACGATGCCGAACCGCAGCGGGAGCACGAGAAGGGCGGACATCACAAAGGGAATGATCGATCCGGACGGCACCCCGCGGATGCCCCCGAACGCCACGGCGGCGACAAGGGCGACCACGACGCCCGTGAAGAGTTCGTAAACCCCGAACCCCAGGGTCTCGATGAACCGGGCGCGTTGGTAGCCAACCGGCCGCACGAAGTCCAGCGCGACATCGCCCTGCCTGATCCGGCCGGCGATTCGATAGTCGACGTACGCGGAAACGAGGGAGCCCGCGACGAAGGCGACCAGCAAGTACGCCTTCATGTCCGGCCACGTGAATCCTCCGCGCGCCCCGGCCGCGAGCACCGATCGCCACAGGTACAGCATCGCCAGCGCGGAAACCGCGGCCGCCAACAGTCCAAAGAGGAAGCTCATCTGGTAGGCCACGAGGCTTCGAAACGCCGTGCGAGCGATGGCGATATTCGCGCGAGTATCCCGCGCGACCGTCGCGATCATGAGGAACCCGCGATCATGAGGAACCGTCGGCGCGCGAAGACGGCCCGACGTCGGGCTTGAGCTTGTGGGCGTAGACCTTGCGCACGACGTCCTCGATCGCGGGTTCGTCGATGCTGATGTCCGCCACGTCGGCCTCGGCCTGCACCGCGAGGAGCACCTCTCCCGCGGACACGACGGAAGGGTCGAACGACACGTTGAACTCGAGCGCGCTCGCACCCTCGGAGACCTTGGCGAGGGGAATCCGCGACGCAATCGACGCAATCGAGCTCGGCGCCCTGACGGTCGAGATGTGCATCGTCCTATCGCGCGCGTACGTCTCCATGACCGCGCGCAGGCCCCCGTCATAGAGCTTCTTGCCCTCGTCGATGATGACCATGCGGGAACAGATGTCCTCAATATCTCCCAAGTCGTGCGTCGTGAGCATCACCGTCGTGCC from Demequina lutea includes:
- a CDS encoding DUF3566 domain-containing protein — encoded protein: MTSTTGVSTPRADEVGAPARSVAGAIGIGKLKGLASEKMKANDAKAPVPGAPRRVRVLLSRIDPWSTLKIGFLASIAIGIMNVVAVWVLWTALNDMATFGTIQQWVSKLFPPDQQVSILQFFNLTKVMSATVLIAVVNVVLISGLSVIAAFIYNMIARVVGGVYLTLTDD
- a CDS encoding ABC transporter permease, with amino-acid sequence MVAELRRNVWLYRRSLGAHFRSTLEYEADFWIMSVAAIFSQGVGVAFLWAIFRAVPDINGWQFWDIVFIYSLVAIGEGISVLFGQGIWSLSVIVNLGGFDALLVRPFYPLLQVMSSQIGMNGLGNMALGGALLVSSITQIDVAWTPSVVAMAIVLLFSAPLVKVGLNIITNCAAFWLRTPWSMFAFAMHSFGELARYPITIYGPVIRLVLSVVLPYAFMSFYPAVSITSRGSAPWIGYFTPLVAAYCLYLGVRVFRLGVARYESAGH
- a CDS encoding ABC transporter permease, giving the protein MIATVARDTRANIAIARTAFRSLVAYQMSFLFGLLAAAVSALAMLYLWRSVLAAGARGGFTWPDMKAYLLVAFVAGSLVSAYVDYRIAGRIRQGDVALDFVRPVGYQRARFIETLGFGVYELFTGVVVALVAAVAFGGIRGVPSGSIIPFVMSALLVLPLRFGIVYISGLVVFWTRNYIGVQAARIALVTLFSGALVPLALFPDWLHTIASYLPFAGMASTPALIYVGHLTGGAAWTAILVQAAWAIGLWLAGAALWSVASRQVTIHGG